The following proteins are co-located in the Rhodococcus opacus B4 genome:
- the lexA gene encoding transcriptional repressor LexA produces the protein MTDYDDLDMFGGLDASTLPSRQQRILATIRDWAATHGCSPSTRQIGDAVGLRSTSSVSKHLKSLEEKGFLQRGSAMARQLDVRPFLSETKQGRSSDNNVTVPVVGDIAAGAPILAEEHADEMLTLPRELVGSGTVFGLRVRGESMIDAAICDGDVVVVRRQDEAHSGEIVAAMIDGEATVKVLRRRDGHVFLEPRNPAYTVIDADDAVILGKVVSVMRRI, from the coding sequence GTGACCGATTACGACGATCTCGACATGTTCGGTGGCCTCGACGCCTCCACCCTGCCCTCGCGCCAGCAGCGGATTCTGGCAACGATCCGCGACTGGGCCGCCACTCACGGCTGCTCGCCGAGCACCCGGCAGATCGGGGACGCCGTGGGCCTGCGGTCGACGTCGTCGGTGTCCAAGCACCTGAAGAGTCTCGAGGAAAAGGGCTTTCTCCAGCGGGGCTCGGCGATGGCCCGGCAGTTGGACGTGCGCCCGTTCCTCTCCGAGACGAAGCAGGGGCGTTCGTCCGACAACAACGTGACGGTACCGGTGGTCGGCGACATCGCGGCCGGCGCACCGATTCTCGCGGAGGAGCACGCAGACGAGATGCTGACGCTCCCTCGCGAACTCGTCGGCTCCGGCACCGTGTTCGGGCTTCGGGTGCGCGGCGAGTCGATGATCGACGCCGCGATCTGCGACGGCGACGTCGTCGTCGTGCGCCGCCAGGACGAGGCCCATTCCGGTGAGATCGTCGCCGCGATGATCGACGGCGAGGCCACGGTGAAGGTGCTCCGGCGCCGCGACGGCCACGTCTTCCTCGAGCCCCGGAACCCCGCCTACACCGTCATCGACGCCGACGACGCGGTCATTCTGGGCAAGGTGGTATCCGTGATGCGGCGGATCTGA